From a region of the Candidatus Fermentibacter sp. genome:
- a CDS encoding oligosaccharide flippase family protein: MKRKGHAGDSPGAPGGAPHRHVAVTFTGNVIAFIAAMAGGMITARVLGPAGRGTFALLHTTPDLIVSFVLLGIIQTNVCFVSNGMLPAGRALAVSARAALLQTLAGLAVFAVFVLGFRGQFFGDSSGRMILLAAALVPLGILQAHWSSIMSALRLFGRLAVIRALAPVLLAALYAILLVWLGLGVGGGIAAVVASTLIVTALMLLAIRQQRDPDGASGGDGGALCEGFWKRYLSYGIKLHASALVWYLIIRIDIYMIKSILDIESVGFYSLASSLAEKLWLVSASANTVLLPSLAAVADPVERARLAAKAARQLTVVLLPFFLLGAVLGRPLVVLLYGAEFEPATLPFIILLGSTLMQAHRSMTASFFESSNLALVNVATRIAAFALKVALNLLLIPALLMEGAALASLAAYSFEWLIGTGVFLRRTGLRWREAIPGPGDLAAVRTKTGDLLGAVLPWPRRPGA; the protein is encoded by the coding sequence GTGAAGAGGAAGGGGCACGCGGGGGATTCTCCGGGCGCGCCGGGGGGGGCGCCGCACAGGCATGTCGCCGTGACCTTCACGGGCAACGTGATCGCGTTCATCGCCGCGATGGCGGGGGGCATGATCACCGCCCGCGTGCTCGGCCCGGCCGGGAGGGGCACGTTCGCCCTCCTCCACACCACGCCCGACCTGATAGTGAGCTTCGTCCTCCTGGGCATCATCCAGACCAACGTCTGCTTCGTCTCGAACGGCATGCTGCCCGCAGGGAGGGCGCTCGCCGTCTCGGCCCGGGCGGCGCTGCTACAGACTCTGGCCGGGCTCGCCGTGTTCGCGGTGTTCGTGCTGGGCTTCCGCGGCCAGTTCTTCGGGGATTCCAGCGGACGGATGATCCTCCTCGCAGCCGCCCTCGTCCCCCTGGGCATCCTCCAGGCCCACTGGTCGTCGATCATGAGCGCGCTCAGGCTCTTCGGCCGCCTGGCCGTGATCCGCGCCCTTGCGCCGGTGCTGCTCGCGGCCCTGTACGCCATCCTCCTGGTGTGGCTGGGGCTGGGCGTCGGAGGCGGGATCGCGGCGGTGGTGGCCTCCACCCTGATCGTCACCGCCCTGATGCTTCTGGCGATCCGCCAGCAGCGTGACCCGGACGGAGCTTCGGGAGGGGATGGCGGCGCCCTCTGCGAAGGGTTCTGGAAGAGGTACCTGTCGTACGGGATCAAGCTGCACGCATCGGCCCTGGTCTGGTACCTGATAATCCGGATCGACATCTACATGATCAAGTCGATCCTGGACATCGAGTCCGTGGGATTCTACTCGCTGGCCTCGAGCCTGGCGGAGAAGCTGTGGCTGGTGTCGGCATCAGCCAACACGGTTCTCCTGCCATCGCTGGCCGCCGTGGCCGACCCCGTCGAAAGGGCGCGGCTGGCTGCGAAGGCCGCGCGCCAGCTCACCGTCGTCCTCCTCCCCTTCTTCCTGCTGGGCGCGGTGCTGGGCAGGCCGCTGGTCGTGCTCCTCTACGGGGCCGAGTTCGAGCCGGCGACTCTCCCCTTCATCATCCTCCTGGGCTCTACCCTAATGCAGGCGCACAGGTCGATGACGGCGAGCTTCTTCGAGAGTTCGAACCTGGCGCTGGTGAACGTGGCGACCCGCATCGCTGCCTTCGCGCTCAAGGTGGCGCTCAACCTGCTGCTGATCCCCGCCCTGCTGATGGAGGGCGCCGCCCTTGCCAGCCTGGCGGCCTATTCGTTCGAATGGCTGATCGGCACCGGCGTCTTCCTGCGCCGCACGGGCCTGCGCTGGCGCGAGGCGATACCCGGGCCGGGCGATCTCGCCGCGGTGCGAACGAAGACGGGCGACCTGCTGGGTGCGGTTCTGCCCTGGCCGAGGAGGCCGGGAGCGTGA